The sequence CCGAAGCCACCGTCAACGCGGAGACCGGCCTGCCGACGTCGGCCCCGCAGGCCGGCTGGCCCCAGCCGGTGGACACGGGTCCGCTGCAGGTGAGCTACCGGATCCTGGTCAACGCCCCCGCCTCGGAGCTGTACCCGATCCTGGCCAATCCGCACCGGCACCACGAGGTGGACGGCTCGGCCACGGTGCAGTACGCCAAGACCGGCCCCTCTCAGCTGTCCGTGGGCGACCAGTTCTCGGTGGCCATGAAGATGTTGGGCCTTCCGTACACCATGAAGCTCGTGGTCACGGCGGCGGACGAGAACGAACTCGTGGAGTGGAAG comes from Citricoccus muralis and encodes:
- a CDS encoding SRPBCC family protein, yielding MSNQPQNTPQPNTSRPDAEATVNAETGLPTSAPQAGWPQPVDTGPLQVSYRILVNAPASELYPILANPHRHHEVDGSATVQYAKTGPSQLSVGDQFSVAMKMLGLPYTMKLVVTAADENELVEWKHPGGHRWRWRFEDQGDGSTVVTETFDYSWTRHVVARGYELTRRPQDNANGIRASLTRLAGRYL